The sequence TGTCCATCCGGCGGGCGCTTTCGAGGCGATCGCGAAAGTCGGGGGGACGAAGGACGCCGCCGTCGACACGATCGTCGCGGTCGCGCCGGATCTCGTGATCGCGAACGAGGAAGAGAACACGGCGCGGGTCGTCCGGAAGCTCGCCGAGCAGGGCGTCGACGTCTGGGTCACGTATCCGCGGACGGTGCGTGAGGGGGCGGAACTCCTCGAAGAGCTCGCCGACCTGGGCGCGAGCGAGGCGGCGCGGGCCGAGCACGTCGCGCCCTGTCTCGAAGCAGTCGCGCGGGCAGAGTGCGGCCGGCCGGCCCGGCCGCCGCGGGTCTTCTGTCCGATCTGGCGTGACCCGTGGATGACGATCGGGGGCGACACCTACATCGACGACATGATCTCGCTCTGCGGCGGCCGCAATCTCTTCGGGGAGGTCGAAGCGGCGGCCGTTCGCGGCCGGGCGGATCGCCGCTATCCGAGGGTCGAGCTCGAGGCGGTCGTCGCGCTCGACCCGGAAGTGATCCTGCTGCCGGACGAGCCCTACGCGTTCGCGGAGGCCGACCGGGAGGCGCTTCTGGCGACCGACTGCGCCGCCGCCCGCACGGGTCGGGTCCATCTGATCGACGGCACGCTCGTCTCGTGGTACGGTCCGCGTATCGCCGAGGCAATTCAGGTACTTGCAAAGATTTTTGCGAGCGCCTGAGAGCGCTCGGGGGCGCCGGCCGAGAGGCCGGAGGTGGCCCCGGGTCCTGGCCTCGAGCGGAGTTCGCCAGAGGAATCCGGGCTCGTTGGGGGGCGGGAACGGAATTCAGCCTGCGGCAGCGTGGCGTGGAGAGCACGGACGGGGATCCGGTCCGCGCTGTGCATCTTCCGGGGTGAAATCAGGTCGGGTAGCCCGGCCACGACTTCATCGCGAAACTCCAGCAACAGGCAACTTCCTCGCAACTCTCCCATCAAGAAGGAGCGAACGCCTCCCGATAGAGGGACGTAGCTCTCGCGCAATTTCGGTTCGAAACGGGCCATTCCATTGCGAATCCCGGATCCGGAGGCGCGCGACGGGCGAGGACGCGCCGCCTGCGGTGGCGTCCTCGCAAGTCTCGGGTGCACAGGGAGGTGCCAGGCGAAATGACCAACCATCTATTCCATCGACTCGGAGCGGGTGAGCGAACCCGACTCCGAAGCCCGGGAGGCGGCGGCAGGGGATGGACCCTGTTCGTGG is a genomic window of bacterium containing:
- a CDS encoding helical backbone metal receptor → MAESGTETETTERETETVDSIEALRAHPRVHASRDRLGAAPRRRIVSLVPSLSEALHVLGLGDRLVGVTDFCVHPAGAFEAIAKVGGTKDAAVDTIVAVAPDLVIANEEENTARVVRKLAEQGVDVWVTYPRTVREGAELLEELADLGASEAARAEHVAPCLEAVARAECGRPARPPRVFCPIWRDPWMTIGGDTYIDDMISLCGGRNLFGEVEAAAVRGRADRRYPRVELEAVVALDPEVILLPDEPYAFAEADREALLATDCAAARTGRVHLIDGTLVSWYGPRIAEAIQVLAKIFASA